From the genome of bacterium, one region includes:
- the hutH gene encoding histidine ammonia-lyase, translated as MDLSIDGHSLTLEAIERVSRGATVGLAGHARPQIEAARVWIARLEQAGPDARVVYGINTGFGSLKSERFSVHDARRVSRNLIISHCSGTGVPFSEQVVRAATVLRANALAQGRSGVRPIVIETLLELLNRGVVPVVPSQGSLGASGDLAPLSHLAAVISRDPDIASDESSGEAWYQGERVSGAEAMRRAGLERLVLEAKEGLALNNGVQFMCAVSVLTLLEAERLLKLHDVSLAMHLDAACCVRTAFDPRIAGLRKYAGQRTVAGNVLSLLEGSTSTDSDPQRIQDAYSLRCSPQIAGAVRDGLKHVRAGLEIEVNSVTDNPLVFAEDDQVISGGNFHGDPVGLPVDYMKIVLTELGNLVERRVSRLMDRHLNHGLPPYLAARPGIDSGLMMASYTAAALASENKVLAHPASIDTIPTSENQEDIVSMGTHGARQAAEILGNVQKIVAIEFLCATQALHVRHKLSPHLHYGKGTQAAWECMRTQIQPLIRDRYVADDIAKSIELVKSGELLSAVTSVVNLA; from the coding sequence GTGGATCTTTCTATTGACGGCCATTCACTGACGCTCGAAGCCATTGAGCGCGTCAGTCGTGGCGCAACTGTCGGTCTGGCCGGACATGCCCGGCCGCAAATTGAAGCCGCCCGCGTGTGGATCGCACGGCTGGAACAGGCCGGACCGGATGCGCGCGTCGTGTACGGTATCAACACCGGCTTCGGCAGTCTGAAGAGCGAGCGCTTCTCCGTGCATGATGCACGCCGAGTGTCGCGTAACTTGATTATCTCGCATTGCAGCGGCACGGGCGTCCCGTTTTCAGAACAGGTTGTGCGTGCCGCGACTGTTTTGCGGGCCAACGCGCTCGCGCAAGGACGCTCGGGAGTACGCCCCATCGTCATTGAAACGCTGCTGGAACTGCTGAATCGCGGCGTCGTTCCCGTCGTGCCGTCACAAGGTTCGCTCGGTGCGTCAGGTGATCTGGCGCCGCTGTCCCACTTGGCCGCGGTGATTTCGCGCGATCCGGATATTGCCAGTGACGAGTCCAGCGGCGAAGCGTGGTATCAAGGTGAGCGTGTGAGTGGGGCGGAGGCCATGCGCCGCGCTGGACTCGAACGCTTAGTTCTCGAGGCCAAGGAAGGGCTGGCGCTCAATAATGGTGTGCAGTTCATGTGCGCCGTCTCGGTGCTGACTCTGCTCGAAGCCGAGCGCCTGCTCAAACTGCATGATGTTTCCTTGGCGATGCACCTCGATGCGGCCTGTTGCGTGCGCACAGCGTTCGATCCGCGCATCGCCGGGTTGCGCAAGTACGCGGGGCAGCGCACGGTGGCCGGCAATGTTCTCAGCCTACTCGAAGGCAGCACCTCGACCGATAGCGATCCGCAGCGCATCCAGGACGCCTACTCCCTGCGCTGTTCGCCGCAAATCGCCGGAGCCGTCCGCGATGGACTAAAACATGTACGCGCCGGGTTGGAAATCGAAGTTAACTCGGTGACGGATAATCCGCTTGTCTTCGCCGAGGATGATCAGGTGATCTCCGGCGGCAATTTCCACGGTGATCCCGTGGGATTGCCTGTGGACTACATGAAGATCGTGCTCACGGAACTGGGCAATCTGGTCGAGCGCAGAGTATCACGCTTGATGGATCGCCATTTGAACCACGGCCTACCGCCCTATCTGGCTGCCCGGCCCGGCATTGATTCGGGCTTGATGATGGCAAGCTACACGGCGGCCGCCTTGGCCAGCGAAAACAAAGTGCTGGCACACCCCGCTTCGATTGATACAATCCCGACCTCCGAGAATCAGGAAGACATCGTCTCGATGGGCACGCACGGCGCCCGGCAGGCCGCGGAGATTCTTGGTAACGTGCAGAAGATTGTTGCCATAGAATTCCTTTGCGCCACGCAGGCGCTCCACGTCCGGCACAAACTTTCGCCGCATCTGCATTATGGCAAAGGCACGCAGGCGGCCTGGGAGTGCATGCGCACCCAGATTCAGCCACTGATCCGTGATCGCTATGTCGCTGATGACATCGCCAAGTCCATTGAGCTGGTTAAGTCCGGTGAATTGCTGAGTGCGGTCACATCCGTGGTTAACCTGGCCTGA
- a CDS encoding carboxymuconolactone decarboxylase family protein, with the protein MQNHPFWTLIETHAEQEQLLLLAALSVLWLKPQDPLARAIVVRYRERQYSIEALREAALQLFLLAGFQASLEAAFMIHDVYGNGLPAHSDELIDLPPMGTFERGWSLQAEVYRGNVEKLRLNLEGISPELSRWTVWIGYGLVMSRPGIPAAWRELLEIAVLSVMGFPRQLFSHLKGALNLGATATEVELSLSVAELVTSPEALRPAWQMWRRIDK; encoded by the coding sequence ATGCAAAACCACCCATTCTGGACCCTTATCGAAACACACGCCGAGCAGGAGCAGCTACTCCTGCTCGCCGCGCTCTCGGTGCTCTGGTTGAAACCGCAGGATCCGTTGGCCCGCGCAATTGTCGTCCGCTATCGCGAACGTCAGTACTCGATTGAGGCGTTGCGTGAGGCGGCCCTGCAATTATTCCTGTTGGCGGGTTTTCAGGCGTCGCTCGAAGCCGCCTTCATGATTCACGATGTCTATGGCAACGGCCTGCCCGCGCATTCGGATGAGCTGATTGATCTGCCGCCGATGGGGACGTTCGAACGCGGCTGGTCCCTGCAAGCCGAAGTCTATCGCGGCAATGTTGAGAAATTGCGCCTCAATCTCGAGGGGATCAGCCCGGAGTTGTCGCGCTGGACGGTCTGGATCGGCTATGGTCTGGTGATGTCCAGACCGGGTATTCCGGCAGCGTGGCGCGAGTTATTGGAGATCGCGGTCTTGTCGGTCATGGGTTTTCCCCGGCAGCTCTTTTCTCACCTGAAAGGAGCGCTAAACCTCGGTGCCACGGCCACGGAAGTCGAGTTATCTCTGAGTGTTGCTGAGCTGGTAACCTCGCCCGAGGCTCTCCGGCCCGCCTGGCAGATGTGGCGCCGGATTGACAAGTAG